One window from the genome of Choloepus didactylus isolate mChoDid1 chromosome 2, mChoDid1.pri, whole genome shotgun sequence encodes:
- the EFHD2 gene encoding EF-hand domain-containing protein D2, translating into MATDELASKLSRRLQMEGEGGGEAPEQPGLNGAAAAAAGAPEEAAEALGSADDELSAKLLRRADLNQGIGEPQSPSRRVFNPYTEFKEFSRKQIKDMEKMFKQYDAGRDGFIDLMELKLMMEKLGAPQTHLGLKNMIKEVDEDFDSKLSFREFLLIFRKSAAGELQEDSGLHMLARLSEIDVSTEGVKGAKSFFEAKVQAINESSRFEEEIKAEQEERKKQAEEMKQRKAAFKELQSTFK; encoded by the exons ATGGCCACGGACGAGCTGGCCAGCAAGCTGAGCCGGCGGCTGCAGATGGAGGGCGAGGGCGGCGGCGAGGCCCCGGAGCAGCCCGGGCTGAacggcgcggcggcggcggcggcgggggcgccCGAGGAGGCGGCCGAGGCGCTGGGCAGCGCGGACGACGAGCTGAGCGCCAAGCTGCTGCGGCGCGCCGACCTCAACCAGGGCATCGGCGAGCCCCAGTCGCCCAGCCGCCGCGTCTTCAACCCCTACACCGAGTTCAAGGAGTTCTCCAGGAAGCAGATCAAGGACATGGAGAAGATGTTCAAGCA GTATGATGCCGGGCGGGATGGCTTCATCGACCTGATGGAGCTGAAGCTCATGATGGAGAAACTTGGGGCCCCCCAGACCCACCTGGGCCTGAAAAACATGATCAAGGAGGTGGATGAGGACTTTGACAGCAAGCTCAGCTTCCGGGAG TTCCTCCTGATTTTCCGCAAGTCGGCGGCCGGGGAGCTGCAGGAGGACAGTGGGCTGCACATGCTGGCTCGCCTCTCCGAGATTGACGTCTCCACCGAGGGCGTCAAGGGGGCCAAGAGCTTCTTCGAGGCCAAG GTCCAGGCCATCAACGAGTCCAGCCGCTTTGAGGAGGAGATCAAGGCAGagcaggaggagaggaagaagcagGCTGAGGAGATGAAGCAGCGGAAAGCGGCCTTCAAGGAGCTGCAGTCCACCTTCAAGTAG
- the CTRC gene encoding chymotrypsin-C gives MLGITVVAALLACASSCGVPSFPPNLSARVVGGEDARPHSWPWQISLQYLSGSTWSHTCGGFLISSTHVLTAAHCISNSRTYRVGLGKNNLEVEDEEGSVYMAVDTIFVHEKWNSFLVRNDIALIKLAEPVLLSDTIQVPCLPQEGTVLAQDYPCYVTGWGRLWTNGPIADVLQQGLQPVVDYATCSQSDWWGTTVRDTMVCAGGDGVISACNGDSGGPLNCQAENGSWEVHGIVSFGSSLGCNTRKKPAVFTRVSAYIDWINEVGAPSTPSPCTLPPPWVQ, from the exons ATGTTGGGCATCACTGTTGTCGCCGCGCTCCTGGCCTGCG CCTCCAGCTGTGGGGTCCCCAGCTTCCCGCCCAACCTGTCAGCCCGGGTGGTGGGAGGAGAGGATGCCAGGCCACACAGCTGGCCCTGGCAG ATCTCCCTCCAGTACCTCAGTGGTAGCACATGGAGCCACACATGCGGCGGCTTCTTGATCTCCAGCACGCACGTCCTCACAGCCGCCCACTGCATCAG CAACTCCCGGACCTATCGTGTGGGCCTGGGGAAGAACAACCTGGAGGTGGAAGACGAGGAAGGCTCCGTGTACATGGCTGTGGACACCATCTTTGTCCACGAGAAGTGGAACTCCTTCCTGGTGCG CAACGACATTGCCCTCATCAAGCTGGCAGAGCCCGTGTTGCTGAGTGACACCATCCAGGTGCCTTGCCTGCCTCAGGAGGGCACCGTGCTGGCACAGGACTACCCCTGCTATGTCACTGGCTGGGGCCGCCTGTGGA CCAATGGCCCCATCGCGGACGTGCTGCAGCAGGGCCTGCAGCCCGTGGTAGACTACGCCACGTGCTCCCAGAGCGACTGGTGGGGCACCACGGTGAGGGACACGATGGTGTGCGCCGGGGGCGACGGCGTCATCTCGGCCTGCAAC GGGGACTCGGGTGGCCCGCTGAACTGCCAGGCTGAGAACGGCTCCTGGGAGGTGCACGGCATCGTCAGCTTCGGCTCATCGCTGGGCTGCAACACCCGCAAGAAGCCCGCAGTCTTCACCCGTGTGTCCGCCTACATCGACTGGATCAACGAGGTGGGTGCCCCCTCCACACCCTCACCCTGCACCCTCCCTCCCCC CTGGGTGCAGTGA